The genomic segment gtccttggactaGGGAGTAACGTTAGGCTCCTTTAGTCCAATATTGGGCTAGGCCACCAGAATAGCTATAAGGCACCATGGCATAGATTCATTCTTTCACAAGAATTTCCCATAATTTGGTCTTtcgttgatggtggtggaaaaagcTGTCTCAGGCGTCGCTTGATAGCCTCCTTTTGGCGAGGAAGCACAAGTGTATCCTACCGTGGAAGAGTTTTGCATGCGTTCAAAAACAATATGCAACTTATTGttttatctataaaatgtctTGCTTCATTTGTTCGTATAAATgtacacatttattttgggatccacccgTGTAAACATAATTAGCCTGATGAAGCACGAGTGGAGGAGGGTCTCATTTCATGGAATTGTATTTCTCTCCAAGCCGCCTCTCCTTGATTACCTTTCAACCTTTTTCAAAAGTAGGCGGGAGAGGATGGAGTGAGGATGCAGGAGGTGAGTAAATCTAATTGAGAAAAGGCCATTGTTCTTTTAAGACCCTGTTGCCCCTTTAAGAGCTTTCTTGCGCAGTTATGCCTAAAAAGTACAACTCCGATTGTAATTCAAAACGGTGCCATCTATTGTTGCGttaattcgaatctggtatcaggataaatatgacactgagtcaccgattgtatgctatgtattttttattagctaagcaataagtggtaaatgcaattttcgtatatacgggctctctgtcccacctcacagggcaaacagagaactgacttgttcttgacaaagatattataaataTACCCTGACAGAaatagttcctgcttccgagccggcctgtcagagtagagactgagcgtagtttagactcacccagcctatcgttgattgttggcgcagagCTGGTCCCAACCCCCTAAGCGCTTCAGCTGATAGATGTAACTGTCTGTGAAGAATATCTATGCGCTCATGCTTGATACCATTAtttcgcacctggctcctgttatctaacaaaagaccgtttgttctcgcaacagttcctgtcttcatgttattctgtatttttccatcatgagaaaggcccatggccctgaaactgttaacaatgtttcaagtcagctatgttgcataacacatacatacatccacacaagccaacagcatataatattcaatcacatatatggtaatggcctatagtgcataacacagaatcctcatagTATGCCATTTTAACTATTGTTAGAATTATAATTGAATTGTTTCATATTATGTTGTAAAGCAAACATGTTAATGAAATAATCTAAAAATAATTATTATCTTTGTAAGTAAGAATCTTCAATGGGTTTATAGTAAAATAACACTAAAATAAAATAACACTGCATTCATGACAAGTTGGAAACTCGGAACTTCTGAGTTAAAATGAACATACTTTATTTGCATAGAGTTTCATATTGGTTGATTCAGAAACTGTCCAATAGGGGAACTCAGGTATCGTCTTTCTACAATGAGTTTCCAAGTCGGAAATGGttgagtttcctagttctgacaTCTCATGAATGCTGCATTAAATCCACTTTCCTAGGCCTATTCTTCAGCAGCTTTATATTAACCTCAGACTCTCAACTTCAaatggatagttcacccaaattacaaattaacttattggtttccttaccctgtaagcagtctaaaTATGACAGctatccatgctttggtttagtttcacTGGCACTGTTTTGAAATGCCATTGTTtcagcatttgtggcacaaatcccatgcACGTCATGGTACCTATATTAGCCTTTTTTGTGCATAAAATCCAAATCCTTCTAAAGTATCTTAAATTGATTATGGAGCTCAGAAACATCACTCAGATGACATGGACTTAATGAGCGAAAAATGCTAATATAGGTATCATGACTTGCATGGGATTTATGCCACAAATGCTGAAAATGTTAGCACTTGGAAACCTTTCCAGGGAAAATAAACCAAATAATGGATTACTGTCATACCTTGTATGCATACAGAGTACAttgactgcttacagggtaaggaaaccaatatgtaattttgtgtaagttgggtgaactatccctttaagaaaaGTTTGAATTTGTCTCAAAAGTAGCCTAATTACtagttattgttatttgttattcactgtatatttattcctaatgtcactatttatatttctgtttaaTCTTTTTTAACTTTAAATTTTatttctgcattgttggaaaaggacctgtAAGGAAGTAttttactgttagtctacacatgttgtttataaggcatgtgacaaataacatttgatttgattgatagtAACTTGACTCATAGGCTCTGAGAAGCTTTATACATACGGCACATGTTCTACTATATGTTTTTATTTGGACATTTTGTAACGTTGCACCCTCCAGAACAAGCCCTATGTATGTGCCACATGTGCACCAATTGCATCTGGTGGCCAAAGCTCCAGTTGGAGGGATGAAAAACCAGGGTGGGAGGAAAAGGCGACTGTGCTTGAATCAGAAAGTGCGGCAAGTGATGTGTGTGATAATGAATGGAAAATAGTGAAATCAAAGAATGGAACAAAACAAGCAAAAGTTGTAGTAGAAAGAAGACAAGGACCAGTCCATTAATGCATTTCTTATTGGGCTCCATTTGTAATATTGAGGACTGTGAAGAAAGCAGTGGGAAAGGTAGATCCAATCAAGGTGTCTAGAAGTGGCCTTGTTTTGGTTAATTGTGTTGACGAAGAACAAAAGAAGCGTTCACTGGATCTGGCAGAATTGTCCATGTCAGAAGAAACATGTATTGGATATAGATGAGTACCTTAGTCCGAAAATCCCAAGAGTGGTCATTGCACATCGCCTGACCTGTATGGTAAATGAAAGGAAGGAGAAAAGCCTGTTGATATTATTGTCGTTTGAGGAGACTCGATCAGAATATGTGAAGCTATGTGAGGTCTTGTGTCCGAACCATTACAGTGTGGAAATTGTAAAGGATATGGTCACGTGTCAAATGTTTGCAGACGGGAGAAGTATGATATTGAATAATCTGtgaatggaaaatgttgtagctgTGGTCATACTCTGGACTTCCTTGAGTGTGCTGTTAGGGTGAAGGAGGTCGAGGGGTCAAGGATCAGGTTGCGCAGCAGATCTCCAACAGTGTTGAAGATATGGAGGTGGATGCATTGCAACCAGTTGCTAGTGTTTTCACTCAATCGAGTGATCTGGATACACTCATTGTGAAGAAAGTAGATTTTGTAGCATTTATAGCCACAGTGATTAATTGTACAGCACAAGTGTCTAACAAGTCCAAGAACCTGGATATCATTATATCTGCAGCAGAGAAGTTTTTGAGGCTCCAAGACTTCACAGCAGAAGCACTACAAGGACTATTGTCGCTAGGAAATGTTCCGCCCTCACAAGAGGCTTATGAGTCTGTGTTGGAACCTGATTAGAATATGTTTTTACAGAAAATCAGGTTGATTTTGTTTAGCTAATTTCTTTTTTGGTAGTTTAtatgatattttatttatttttatccaatTGTTTTTTGGGATCCTTATTATCCACCCCCACAGTAGGTGGCGGAATGCACATCTAATTGTTGCGAATGCCATTATACCATAGCAGAAACATAATCAGAAGCAAAAGCAGAAGCGGGAAACTTCCCAAAAAAGGAGGTTGTAAGTCCAACATGATTGTGTTCAAGTGCTTTAAAAGTCAGAACAATTCTTCAACCAATAAGTTTTTAGCTATCTAGATAAGCTAGCTAATGTTGATAATAATACAGTTCGCTAGCTGAGCAAAATTATGCTCAACCACctacaggctttggtttttccatttatgttttgaggttcgACTTTAGCAAGTATAGCTTGTTAGCGCTTAGGGAGCACCAATTGCTGTCACCTTGTTTGGTGTTACCTAATCAGTATCttttacacctgtgctggttgccGTCTCGTtcgtgggaaggtgtttcacctgtgctggcccaggtgctatttaagagtggctgtcCCAGTGCTACTTTGGTTGTGAGAGAAGTGGCGCGTCAACAACGTTAGTTAGCTCTCCCTATTTGATTTCTAGAAAAACTGATTTTGTTTTACTGCatctttttggtttgcttcctgtcctTTAAGTTTGGTGTGTTTTAATTTAGCTTGCCAGTTGTTGGGCAAATTTATCGTCTTTTAGGTTCCAATTGTTGTTGCTAtgcaactttcagtggacacccccatgagtgtctttcagaaccccccCTAAAACACAACCTGTTTTGTGTCAGTTGTTGTCAGTAAATCTTTGCTAGTTCCCCCTTCTGTTTGAGTGACATTTGGTTTTCTTGCTGGGGAATGTAACAAGCCACAATAAGTTTGTAATTGTCAAACTGATTTGTTGTCATTTTTTGGGGTTGAAAATGGGAATGGTCCGTGGTTAAATGTCACAACTTGGCAACTGAGGTAACACAATTTCTCAGAGTTTCCCACTTGTAATTATGATTTAGAGGGTCGTTCAAGAGAAACTATCCAATTGGAACTCCGTACTTCCAATAACTCCGACAGCACTCCCATACCAGAAAGTTTGTAGTAATAACAGCGACAACTCGAGAGTCCTATCAATCAACAACAATTCAGCTTTATTTAACATAGATTAATCTCTCTACGTAAACATTAACTTGTACCATCAAATCTGTCGGGAAGGAATTGGATGCGTGGGATAACGGGCAGCAGTAGTTTCGTTGTTTGGGTTTTTCATCACTGATTATTTGGACAAATCATGGTTTCTCCTGTGTTAGCATCTGTTGAATTTCGGAAGGGGAGGGGGCATTTGGCCCGTAAGGGTGGAGCTCTCTTAATCCCTTCTGTTAACACAtatggacccagaacttaatcGAGCAGCTGACCAATTACTTGAGACTTTCATTCGGGGTTAACCAAGATTAAGCATATGTACATCATTGTCTTTTGGGACATCCAGTATGATAGCAGGACGCAATGCATATACAGACAAAGTGGAGGACAACCGAGAGGACAATGTcatgtgtagctagctactagACAACACCATTACATTGTAGCTAGCTAGTCCATCAGCAGGACTATCATTTTTATATCTGAAAACCTGTAATTCTACCCCTATCTAATTTGTTAGTTATATATTTTTCATATTACATATAACATGATGTTTAGCTTGCTATCTATGAGTCAATCACAGCTGGCTGAATTTCTGCAAAGTCCTGCGACGCCAGGGAGACCGCTTCTCCTCAGATATGGGTGTGAAAGGTTTGCTTGAGAACCCATTGGCTATCAAAAACACATTTGAGTGTGGCATGGATCTTGATGGCCTGGGTGGTTCTCTGAAAGAATAGTTTGGTTAGCTGCTACCAGCTACTCCTCCTTGCTCTTTGTACCACTGCCATTATCATGCCCATTCGTGTGGCCATTGACATTAGCCCCATTAGAGCTAATCTTCCCCTCGGCCGTCAGTCTACTAATGCAGTCGAGGGGGCCCTTCCCTTCGAGAACCGAGGGTTTTTTGTAAGACCCACCAATGCGGTCCCACAAGGTGAAGTACTGGCCGTAGTTGACGTTGAAGCAGAGGTGGTGGTCCGTGTGGTGGGCCGCCCCGTTGACCACCTCCTGCAGTGGACCAGGCATGCGATAGGTGCCGTCGTGGATGGACACGGTCCAGATGTTGACAAAGATGTAGAGGGCCAGGTAGAGCACCTTGTgcagggggaagaggaaggggtAGACATGGTAGGGCAGGCTCGACAGGAAGCCGTCCAGCGGGTGGAAGGCGTGGCTGGCGAACGGCGTGGGGATCTTCAGCACATGATGCTTCTTGTGGAAGTGCTGAGGGGAGGGAACATGTCACAGAGATGGTCCATTCAAGTGAAGGAATTCAAAAAAGGAACtgcatttaaaaaacatttgctgaggaatagaaaacatagaaaacataAAACCTACGGATGTGTTTGATCACATTCAAGTGTGCCAGCTATTGAGGACCAGCAGACGATAACACACACTGTACCGAAGATATAGC from the Oncorhynchus kisutch isolate 150728-3 linkage group LG4, Okis_V2, whole genome shotgun sequence genome contains:
- the LOC109888785 gene encoding lathosterol oxidase-like, which encodes MDLVLNVADHYVLTPYVYPLSWPEDTALRQIISLLVVTNLGIAVLYLGLGWLSYQFIFDHNLMKHPQFLKNQVWLEIRHAMTSLPIISIPTAALFFIEVKGYSKLYDNVEESPMDWPFVLFSIISFVLFTDGCIYWIHRFLHHRCIYKHFHKKHHVLKIPTPFASHAFHPLDGFLSSLPYHVYPFLFPLHKVLYLALYIFVNIWTVSIHDGTYRMPGPLQEVVNGAAHHTDHHLCFNVNYGQYFTLWDRIGGSYKKPSVLEGKGPLDCISRLTAEGKISSNGANVNGHTNGHDNGSGTKSKEE